A DNA window from Gigantopelta aegis isolate Gae_Host chromosome 4, Gae_host_genome, whole genome shotgun sequence contains the following coding sequences:
- the LOC121370594 gene encoding uncharacterized protein LOC121370594 isoform X1: protein MGTDYAIDRLMTEALHDRSESPKYSSRRQRFCDRFKHDSLSKERFLVAERRNKQEDVRLEQTLRTFDKQRVRFCYNIDLEKKHVRSDIENIQRSTGNSEKGKRPKDRGDAAYQESVHYNTANRLSEKRLSMWRECEKHLALFLTRHFENDSTSTRRSSRPVSVPTKIPLFERVPIEQLNRRSSGKIRPHTAAAADRKNSDSKKVECPARPKSSCPTMVGTDRRKSSTAKSSVSRSSMSSIAKYSESSGVHFANRKTDATNDTLLASRSVTDSDEDLIRFWQEKKKQSARESQRIESLKFNNYVGVQHTRDKRDSASNKSKGVSHHVEFEHSQAGTHSTPESTLSATTIVSNIESATAPQLKLFTSKRNKPVETIIKQSLIYSKTARKHMLEQMVDRTCPDQREMIRQERLRLSKLDQLILTEATHEFCRMLDGYNKYDSSESSVQCQ from the coding sequence CGATCGGTTTAAGCATGACTCGCTAAGCAAAGAGAGGTTTCTTGTTGCAGAGAGGAGGAACAAGCAGGAGGACGTGCGGCTGGAGCAGACACTGCGGACGTTCGACAAACAGAGGGTGAGGTTCTGCTACAACATCGACTTGGAGAAGAAACACGTCCGGTCAGACATCGAAAACATCCAACGAAGCACTGGCAACAGCGAAAAGGGCAAACGCCCCAAAGACCGCGGTGATGCGGCTTACCAGGAATCCGTGCACTACAATACAGCCAACCGGTTGTCGGAGAAGCGGCTCAGCATGTGGCGCGAATGCGAGAAGCATCTTGCACTATTTCTGACACGACACTTCGAAAACGATTCGACCAGTACTAGGCGCTCGTCTAGACCCGTCTCTGTACCAACAAAGATTCCTTTGTTCGAGAGAGTCCCCATTGAACAATTAAATCGACGTTCTAGCGGTAAAATCCGGCCACACACTGCTGCCGCAGCTGATAGAAAGAATAGCGATTCCAAAAAGGTGGAGTGTCCAGCAAGACCAAAAAGTTCTTGTCCAACGATGGTTGGAACAGATAGAAGGAAATCGTCTACAGCCAAAAGTTCTGTAAGCAGATCTTCTATGTCTTCCATAGCCAAATATTCTGAAAGCAGCGGAGTACATTTTGCCAACAGAAAGACTGATGCGACTAACGACACTCTTTTAGCAAGCAGATCTGTCACGGATAGCGACGAGGACCTGATAAGATTTTGgcaggaaaaaaagaaacagagcGCAAGAGAGTCACAACGTATTGAGTCACTAAAATTTAACAATTACGTGGGTGTACAACACACACGTGACAAACGAGACTCGGCTTCAAATAAAAGTAAAGGCGTTAGCCATCACGTCGAGTTTGAACATTCCCAGGCGGGTACTCATTCAACACCCGAGAGTACTTTATCTGCGACAACCATCGTCAGTAACATAGAGTCGGCGACAGCACCACAACTTAAACTATTTACTTCGAAAAGGAACAAACCGGTTGAAACAATCATCAAACAATCCTTGATATATTCAAAAACCGCACGCAAACACATGCTCGAACAAATGGTCGACCGTACGTGTCCGGATCAAAGGGAGATGATTCGACAAGAACGATTACGGTTATCTAAACTTGACCAGCTCATTCTCACAGAAGCGACTCATGAATTTTGTCGAATGCTAGATGGATATAACAAATATGACAGCAGTGAATCCAGCGTGCAGTGCCAGTAA
- the LOC121370594 gene encoding uncharacterized protein LOC121370594 isoform X2, which translates to MIVRSHPNTVRDVKDSERRNKQEDVRLEQTLRTFDKQRVRFCYNIDLEKKHVRSDIENIQRSTGNSEKGKRPKDRGDAAYQESVHYNTANRLSEKRLSMWRECEKHLALFLTRHFENDSTSTRRSSRPVSVPTKIPLFERVPIEQLNRRSSGKIRPHTAAAADRKNSDSKKVECPARPKSSCPTMVGTDRRKSSTAKSSVSRSSMSSIAKYSESSGVHFANRKTDATNDTLLASRSVTDSDEDLIRFWQEKKKQSARESQRIESLKFNNYVGVQHTRDKRDSASNKSKGVSHHVEFEHSQAGTHSTPESTLSATTIVSNIESATAPQLKLFTSKRNKPVETIIKQSLIYSKTARKHMLEQMVDRTCPDQREMIRQERLRLSKLDQLILTEATHEFCRMLDGYNKYDSSESSVQCQ; encoded by the coding sequence AGAGGAGGAACAAGCAGGAGGACGTGCGGCTGGAGCAGACACTGCGGACGTTCGACAAACAGAGGGTGAGGTTCTGCTACAACATCGACTTGGAGAAGAAACACGTCCGGTCAGACATCGAAAACATCCAACGAAGCACTGGCAACAGCGAAAAGGGCAAACGCCCCAAAGACCGCGGTGATGCGGCTTACCAGGAATCCGTGCACTACAATACAGCCAACCGGTTGTCGGAGAAGCGGCTCAGCATGTGGCGCGAATGCGAGAAGCATCTTGCACTATTTCTGACACGACACTTCGAAAACGATTCGACCAGTACTAGGCGCTCGTCTAGACCCGTCTCTGTACCAACAAAGATTCCTTTGTTCGAGAGAGTCCCCATTGAACAATTAAATCGACGTTCTAGCGGTAAAATCCGGCCACACACTGCTGCCGCAGCTGATAGAAAGAATAGCGATTCCAAAAAGGTGGAGTGTCCAGCAAGACCAAAAAGTTCTTGTCCAACGATGGTTGGAACAGATAGAAGGAAATCGTCTACAGCCAAAAGTTCTGTAAGCAGATCTTCTATGTCTTCCATAGCCAAATATTCTGAAAGCAGCGGAGTACATTTTGCCAACAGAAAGACTGATGCGACTAACGACACTCTTTTAGCAAGCAGATCTGTCACGGATAGCGACGAGGACCTGATAAGATTTTGgcaggaaaaaaagaaacagagcGCAAGAGAGTCACAACGTATTGAGTCACTAAAATTTAACAATTACGTGGGTGTACAACACACACGTGACAAACGAGACTCGGCTTCAAATAAAAGTAAAGGCGTTAGCCATCACGTCGAGTTTGAACATTCCCAGGCGGGTACTCATTCAACACCCGAGAGTACTTTATCTGCGACAACCATCGTCAGTAACATAGAGTCGGCGACAGCACCACAACTTAAACTATTTACTTCGAAAAGGAACAAACCGGTTGAAACAATCATCAAACAATCCTTGATATATTCAAAAACCGCACGCAAACACATGCTCGAACAAATGGTCGACCGTACGTGTCCGGATCAAAGGGAGATGATTCGACAAGAACGATTACGGTTATCTAAACTTGACCAGCTCATTCTCACAGAAGCGACTCATGAATTTTGTCGAATGCTAGATGGATATAACAAATATGACAGCAGTGAATCCAGCGTGCAGTGCCAGTAA